From uncultured Desulfobacter sp.:
GAAAGAAACTAACTGGTTAGTTTAATTCTTTCATATAAAAAACTACTATTATCCATCCAGATGGCCGCAGAAACCAACTGAACTTCTAACTTCTTGTTAGGCAAAATAAACAAAGCCTTAAAAAACATATAAGAATACATTAAGATAAGAACTTGCTTTTTGTCAACCAAAACATGAAAAATACAGCAATTCTAAATTTGAGTCCGTACGCCATCTTGCTCTTAATCTTGCTCGTGCTCTTGCTCGAAATAATACTGTGAGTAAGAGCATGATTAAGAGCACGAGCAAGAAAAAAGCAGGCAGGAAAGATAATACTTTATTAAATTTAGAATTGCTGTGAAAAATAAACAGAAACTGAAAATATATCCCCCGCCTGATCCCAGGCACAACATCGGTAAGCCTTACCCGGTGGACACCTAACTCAATGGCTGCCCGGCAGAATCGTTTTATTGAAGGCATTTTCTCAAGGCTTCCGGGGATCTGCACCGTTTCCCGCACAAGGGGTGAAGCGCATCCAGCGGAAAGCAAACCCACACATGTTCGTGCAGCTTAAAATCAAAAGGATATTTTGGTACCAATGCCTGAAGCATCATCCCCCCAATATCGACCGTAATTTTTATGCCATGGCCGTTGTGTGTCCGGTTGACGATTCTCCCCTTTATTCGATTCAGTTTGCCATTAACAGGGTCTGTTTCCTTTTTCAGCGAAATTTTTTCAGGATGAATGCACAGATTGACATCTTTAAGTTTTTTTTCAAGAATAGGATATTTTTTGACCCTGATCTCAACCGACCGCTCAACGCCCTCATTACAAAGGCGTACTACTGCTTCGCGAGGATTAATTTGAACGACCGAGACGTTCAAAATATTGTTTGCCCCTACAAAATGAGCGACAAACTCGGTTTTGGGATGAGAAAACAATTCATCCGGGGCCTCTCCCTGCTCTATCTTTCCATGATGGAGTACCGAAACACGGTTGCCCAATGAAACAGCCTCTTCCTGATTATGGGTTACATAGATTGTGGTTATTCCCATTTCCTGCTGAATACTTTTCAGCTCCTCCCCTATTCTTTCTTTAGTAAGGGGGTCCAGGCTGCTCATCGGTTCATCCATTAAAAGTATTTCCGGTTCGGTAACCAGAGTCCTGGCCAGGGCCACGCGCTGTTTTTGTCCCCCGCTTAACTGGTGGGGAAATTTATCTTTTTCTTTTTCGATGTTTATTCTGCTTAGATAATGCCCGACTCTTTTTTCAATACTGCTTTTTTTAATTCTTTTGATCCTGAGACCGTAAGCGATATTTTCAAAAACGGTCAGGTGGGGGAACAGGGCATAATCCTGAAAAACAAAGCCGATTCTTCTTTTGTCCGGCGAAAGCCTGCTTACGTTTTGATTTTCGATCAGAACATCACCTTTATCCTGTTTGGCTAAACCGGCTATTATGGAAAGGACGGTGGTTTTGCCGCTGCCGCTGGGTCCCAGCAGGACATGAGATTCTCCCCTACTGACCTGCAAGTTCAGGTTCTCCAGCACGGTTTGATCTTTATAGGTTTTCAGAATCTCTTTAAGTTCAATTTTCATAGAACATTCCTTCTTCTGGCCCTTGATTTAAACATCAACAGCAAAGTAAAAGAAAATACAGTTAAAAGCAGGGCAATGGCAATTGAGGCCTTCAATTCGCCCGACATGGCATTCTGATAGATGGCGACCGTCATGGTTTCCGTTTTAAACGGGATGCAGCCGGCAACCATGGAAGTGGCGCCAAATTCCCCCAGAGCCCTTGCCCAGGTCATGACCATCCCCGCATAAATGCCGTTTTTAGCCAGGGGGAGCATGACTTTTCTAAAGGTATAAAACTTTGACGCACCAAGCACCCAGGAGGCATGGGTTAAATTTTTATTGATGGACTCAAACGCCTCCCGGGCGGATTTGATCAAGAAGGGGCTTGAGACAAAAAGCTGGGCAACGATGATTCCTTTTTTTGAAAAAATTATCTCAATACCATGATGGGAGAGCATGCCGCCCAGTGGACTGCTTCCGCCCAACAGAACCAGCAGGGCCAGGCCGGCAACCAGGGGAGGAACGGCAATAGGAAGATCAACCAGCGTATCGAGCACGACCTTGCCTTTAAAATCTTTCATTGCCAATAAATAGGCAACCGGGATGCCTAAACAGCATGCCAGCAAAACCACAATCACCGATGTTTGAAAACTGATAATGACCGACGACAAAACACCTGAAGACCTGAACTGATTTGCCAATTCCGCCACCGAGGTCGTGGTGAACAGGGCAACCATGGGAAACACAACCAGGCATACGAAAATCCCTGCAATGAGCGAAATGATCAAATCAAAGGAAAGCCCCTTCATTCAGTGTACCTTGAACCCATGCTCTTTGAAGATTTCTTTGCCCTCAGAACTTAAAATATAATTGACATATGCCGTTGCCGCCGGGTTATGTTCCGCCATCCGGCAAACCGGAATCATATTGATAATGTTCTCTTCTTCGGGAATGTAAACAATTCTTACTTTTCCGGACTGGGCTGCATCAGCTTTCCAGACGATGGCGGCATCGGCGTTACGTCCTTCGATCCATAATACCAACTGCTTTACGGTAACCGCCCTGGCCCTGACACGCATCGCAGATTCATCGAGCCCTGTTTTTTTAAATATTTTAGTAGAGATGCCACCGATGGCACAGGCCTTGGCATCGCCCAATACGATTTTGTTGTCTGGATTGGAAAAATCATTAAGACCGGTTACATTGCAGTTTTCCTCAGGGGTGATGATTACCGGCGTATGAAAAGCAAGTGGAGTATAATTGTCGACGTATCCTTTTTCCTTTAAAATCTTTGCCCATTTATCACTTCCCGGAATAAAGACGTCAGGTGTCTGCCCAACCAGAACCTTATTGCCCAGTCTTCCGCTTCCTTCAAAATCGTACAGGACCTTTATCCCATAACGGGTCCCGAATTTTTTTCCGATTTCATTCAAGGGCAGCCGCATCCCTGCTCCGGCAAAGACAAGGATCTCTTTGGATCCGGTTTGGGAAAAAACATTGGAAGATATAAGGCAAACCCATATGCATAAAACCAGAATTTTATATTTTCCGACGTATTTCAATGTCTTCATGAAAACTCCTTTTTAGCCCTTCTATCTGAATAAATTTTCTTCAAACGCTTTCCCTACCTGACTAATCTTAAAAGAATCCAAGAAAAAAGAATCCAAGAAACATGCCATAAAGATACAATCAAAAATAAAACTTTATAACAATCTTGAATAATTAGTTAAAATTTCATCCAATGTTTTTAGATATTTTTTGTATTTATTATACAGAATTGTAAGGCAAGAGTAGCTATACTACAAAATTGTAGAAATATGACCATTTTTTAGGCGAGCGACAGCCTTTGCGCGGTGAGCTTGTGCATGTTTTATGGCTGCCGAGTCTGAGCGCACCCCTAAAACCATTTGCGTTGAGTTGCGCCTGCAAGCCTGCTCAGGGTTACATAATTCAGATGCACATCATCAACTTGTTCAACCATCCTTCATACTTTTCTTGGCAAAAAGTATCTTCTTATCATATATTAGCATAGTTCAGCACATAGCTGTTATTTTCAAGGACTGATTCGGAGCCGAAATTAAAAGCGTTAAAGAAAAACTATAGTGCTGGGGCTTATCCCGGCCTGTACCCTTGGTTTGGCGCCTTGAGTATTGGCCGGGACAAATAGGGGACAGTGCTGCTTTTAGTAAGCGTCTGAAAGCTTGGGAGCTTGGCAGGGCACGGTGCAATTCTTGTGTTTTTATTTTAGTTTGTGTAATGTGATTATTATCCACACAGAAAAATCATTTATAATTTCAATTCAGGTTAAAGGTGAAACACCATGCCTGACAAACCGACTTATGAAGAATCGGAAAAGAGCCTTACTTGAAAGTAACCGGTTAAAAAATGAGATTGATTCCCTTTTTGACCTGTCTCCTGACATCATTGGATGTCGGTAATTTAGATGTTTTTTTATATGAAAGAACTAAACTAACCAGTTAGTTTCTTTCATGATTTGTTGTGGCCTAACCTCGGTGAAAGACCAGGT
This genomic window contains:
- a CDS encoding ABC transporter ATP-binding protein codes for the protein MKIELKEILKTYKDQTVLENLNLQVSRGESHVLLGPSGSGKTTVLSIIAGLAKQDKGDVLIENQNVSRLSPDKRRIGFVFQDYALFPHLTVFENIAYGLRIKRIKKSSIEKRVGHYLSRINIEKEKDKFPHQLSGGQKQRVALARTLVTEPEILLMDEPMSSLDPLTKERIGEELKSIQQEMGITTIYVTHNQEEAVSLGNRVSVLHHGKIEQGEAPDELFSHPKTEFVAHFVGANNILNVSVVQINPREAVVRLCNEGVERSVEIRVKKYPILEKKLKDVNLCIHPEKISLKKETDPVNGKLNRIKGRIVNRTHNGHGIKITVDIGGMMLQALVPKYPFDFKLHEHVWVCFPLDALHPLCGKRCRSPEALRKCLQ
- the modA gene encoding molybdate ABC transporter substrate-binding protein; amino-acid sequence: MKTLKYVGKYKILVLCIWVCLISSNVFSQTGSKEILVFAGAGMRLPLNEIGKKFGTRYGIKVLYDFEGSGRLGNKVLVGQTPDVFIPGSDKWAKILKEKGYVDNYTPLAFHTPVIITPEENCNVTGLNDFSNPDNKIVLGDAKACAIGGISTKIFKKTGLDESAMRVRARAVTVKQLVLWIEGRNADAAIVWKADAAQSGKVRIVYIPEEENIINMIPVCRMAEHNPAATAYVNYILSSEGKEIFKEHGFKVH
- a CDS encoding ABC transporter permease; the encoded protein is MKGLSFDLIISLIAGIFVCLVVFPMVALFTTTSVAELANQFRSSGVLSSVIISFQTSVIVVLLACCLGIPVAYLLAMKDFKGKVVLDTLVDLPIAVPPLVAGLALLVLLGGSSPLGGMLSHHGIEIIFSKKGIIVAQLFVSSPFLIKSAREAFESINKNLTHASWVLGASKFYTFRKVMLPLAKNGIYAGMVMTWARALGEFGATSMVAGCIPFKTETMTVAIYQNAMSGELKASIAIALLLTVFSFTLLLMFKSRARRRNVL